In the Bacteroidota bacterium genome, TTAATAAATAATAAAATTAAAAATACAGAATCATGGTAGACGTAAAACCTGATGAAATAAGCGCGATACTTCGCCAGCAATTAAGCAACTTTAAAACGAGTTCTGATTTAGAAGAAGTTGGAACCGTATTGCAGGTGGGTGATGGTATTGCCCGCATTTACGGATTAAACAATGCTAAATCCGGAGAATTGGTAACATTCGAAAATGGCGTTCGCGCTATCGTATTGAACCTTGAAGAAGACAATGTGGGTGTGGTATTAATGGGTTCATCCGACGAAATTAAAGAAGGTGATACTGTGCGTCGTACAGGTAATATTGCTTCTATTAAAGTAGGCGAAAGTATGTTGGGTCGTGTTGTTAACGCACTCGGCGAACCAATTGATGGAAAAGGTCCTTTATCAGGCGAATTATATGAAATGCCTTTGGAGCGTAAAGCACCGGGCGTAATTTATCGTCAGCCGGTAAACGAACCATTACAAACAGGTTTGAAACCTATCGATGCGATGATTCCTATCGGTCGTGGTCAGCGTGAGTTAATCATCGGCGACCGTCAGACAGGTAAAACTGCGATTGCAATCGATACCATTATCAATCAGCGTGAATTTTATGAAGCCGGCAAACCGGTATTTTGTATATATGTAGCCTGCGGTCAGAAAAACTCTACTGTTGCTCAGGTTGCAAAAACATTAACTGACCACGGTGCAATGGATTACACAATTATTGTTGCAGCTTCTGCATCTGATCCTGCTCCGTTACAGTTTTACGCTCCGTTTGCAGGTGCTGCTATCGGCGAATTTTTCCGCGATACGGGACGTCCTGCATTAATTGTTTATGATGATTTATCTAAACAGGCAGTAGCTTACCGTGAGGTATCATTATTACTCCGTCGCCCACCGGGACGTGAAGCATATCCGGGTGACGTATTTTACTTACACAGCCGTTTATTAGAGCGCGCTGCGAAAGTGATTAACAACGACGAAATTGCAAGTCAAATGAACGACCTTCCTGCATCATTAGTAGGCAAAGTGAAAGGTGGTGGTAGCTTAACAGCATTACCAATTATCGAAACACAAGCAGGTGACGTATCAGCATATATTCCAACCAACGTAATTTCTATTACCGATGGTCAGATATTCCTTGAAACCAACTTGTTTAACTCAGGTGTTCGTCCTGCAATCAACGTGGGTATTTCGGTAAGTCGTGTGGGTGGTAACGCTCAGATTAAATCGATGAAAAAAGTTGCCGGTACATTAAAATTAGACCAGGCACAATATCGCGAGTTGGAAGCATTCTCAAAATTCGGTTCTGATTTGGATGCTGCAACAATGGCAGTATTAAATAAAGGTCAGCGCAACGTGGAAATATTGAAACAAAAACAATATGCGCCAATGTCCGTTGAAAAACAAATTGCTATCATTTACCTCGGAACAAAAGGTATGTTGGGAAGAATTCCGGTTGAAAAAGTTAAAGCATTTGAAGATGCCTATTTAACTTTCCTTGAAACACATCATAAATCAGTACTTGATGGTTTAAAAGCCGGTCAGTTAACAGATGAAATTACCGGTACACTGGAACGTGTAGCTGCTGATATGAGTAAACAATATTCAGCTTAATTAATAATAAATCGTGTTTGAATAAAACACAATATCAAATAAGTAATGGCAGGTAAATTAAAAGAAGTCCGCACCAGAATCACTTCGGTAATCAGCACACAGCAGATTACCAAAGCGATGAAAATGGTATCCGCTGCAAAATTGCGTCGCGCACAAGACAGAATTTTACAGATGCGCCCCTATGCATTAAAAATGGGTGAATTACTTAGCAATATTGCTGATGCTGCCGGACAGGATGTGAAAATAGATTTTGCAGTAAGCCGCGAAGTGAAATCAGTTTTACTCGTTGCAATTACGTCTGATAAAGGTTTGTGCGGAGCCTTTAATGC is a window encoding:
- a CDS encoding F0F1 ATP synthase subunit alpha, which encodes MVDVKPDEISAILRQQLSNFKTSSDLEEVGTVLQVGDGIARIYGLNNAKSGELVTFENGVRAIVLNLEEDNVGVVLMGSSDEIKEGDTVRRTGNIASIKVGESMLGRVVNALGEPIDGKGPLSGELYEMPLERKAPGVIYRQPVNEPLQTGLKPIDAMIPIGRGQRELIIGDRQTGKTAIAIDTIINQREFYEAGKPVFCIYVACGQKNSTVAQVAKTLTDHGAMDYTIIVAASASDPAPLQFYAPFAGAAIGEFFRDTGRPALIVYDDLSKQAVAYREVSLLLRRPPGREAYPGDVFYLHSRLLERAAKVINNDEIASQMNDLPASLVGKVKGGGSLTALPIIETQAGDVSAYIPTNVISITDGQIFLETNLFNSGVRPAINVGISVSRVGGNAQIKSMKKVAGTLKLDQAQYRELEAFSKFGSDLDAATMAVLNKGQRNVEILKQKQYAPMSVEKQIAIIYLGTKGMLGRIPVEKVKAFEDAYLTFLETHHKSVLDGLKAGQLTDEITGTLERVAADMSKQYSA